The following are encoded in a window of Montipora foliosa isolate CH-2021 unplaced genomic scaffold, ASM3666993v2 scaffold_441, whole genome shotgun sequence genomic DNA:
- the LOC137989118 gene encoding uncharacterized protein produces the protein MQRVLTLTQEECLQTKERQPMDRIPLVTTYNPHATFIAEVAKRNWNFLQSKERLALIFNKPPLVAYRRPKSLRDRLLSTKFMNGTTDNALIPRGCKPCQRSKCSWCNKINETQTFKSTSNNKIFTIFHSLDYQSSWVIYIIECNTCRLQYIGKSETGFNLRLNNHRNHIKKGVNSRELMQHFLHNVRSHNFGNDVTITVIEQIQKDHLTIDRKKELLCNREMFCPDSPSHPT, from the coding sequence ATGCAGAGAGTTCTAACACTGACTCAAGAGGAGTGTTTACAGACCAAAGAACGGCAACCCATGGATCGGATCCCTCTTGTTACTACATACAATCCCCACGCAACATTTATTGCGGAAGTTGCAAAACGTAATTGGAACTTTCTTCAATCAAAAGAACGATTAGCACTAATATTCAACAAACCACCACTGGTTGCATATAGAAGGCCAAAGAGCCTCAGGGACAGACTCTTGAGCACAAAATTTATGAATGGGACAACTGATAACGCTCTCATACCGAGGGGTTGTAAACCTTGTCAAAGATCGAAGTGCAGCTGGTGTAATAAGATAAACGAAACACAAACATTCAAAAGCACCAGTAATAATAAGATTTTCACCATATTTCATTCTCTGGACTACCAATCATCTTGGGTAATTTACATCATCGAATGTAACACATGCAGGCTACAGTACATCGGGAAAAGTGAAACAGGATTTAATCTGCGCTTAAACAACCATAGAAACCACATCAAAAAGGGAGTCAATTCCCGCGAACTTATGCAACACTTTTTACATAATGTAAGATCACATAACTTTGGCAATGACGTAACCATAACAGTTATAGAACAAATTCAAAAAGATCATTTGACAATTGACCGGAAGAAGGAGCTATTATGCAACAGAGAAATGttttgtccagattccccctcccaccctacataa